A stretch of Streptococcus chenjunshii DNA encodes these proteins:
- a CDS encoding beta-ketoacyl-ACP synthase III, which translates to MTFAKITQVAHYAPQQVISNDDLAKIMDTSDEWIASRTGIRRRHISQTETTSELATHVAEELLQRSGTDASELDFIIIATITPDSLMPSTAARVQANIGAVKAFAFDVTAACSGFVFALSAAQKLLEGGSYRKGLVIGAETLSKTLDWSDRRTAVLFGDGAGGVLLEKSKEQHFLAESLHSDGSRGESLSSGVAALDSPFSEKGEDDKFLKMDGRAIFDFAIRDVTQSIIHLLAESGLPAESVDYFLLHQANSRILDKMAKKMGIDRQKFPANMMEYGNTSAASIPILLSECVQNNLIKLDGSQTILLAGFGGGLTWGSLIVKI; encoded by the coding sequence ATGACATTTGCAAAAATCACACAAGTGGCTCACTATGCTCCGCAGCAGGTCATCAGTAATGATGACCTCGCAAAAATTATGGATACTAGCGATGAGTGGATTGCCTCTCGTACAGGAATCCGCCGGCGTCATATCAGTCAAACTGAGACAACCAGTGAACTGGCCACGCATGTTGCTGAGGAACTTTTACAGCGGTCAGGTACAGATGCCTCAGAGTTAGATTTTATTATCATAGCTACCATTACGCCGGATTCTTTAATGCCCTCTACAGCGGCTCGTGTCCAAGCTAATATTGGGGCTGTAAAAGCTTTTGCTTTTGATGTGACAGCGGCTTGCAGCGGCTTTGTTTTTGCTCTCTCTGCTGCTCAAAAACTGCTGGAGGGTGGCTCTTACCGCAAAGGCCTTGTTATTGGGGCAGAAACACTGTCTAAAACCCTTGACTGGTCTGACCGAAGGACAGCTGTACTGTTTGGTGACGGTGCCGGCGGCGTTCTTCTGGAAAAAAGCAAAGAGCAGCACTTTCTTGCAGAATCGCTGCATTCTGACGGCAGCCGCGGTGAAAGTTTATCTTCGGGGGTGGCAGCCCTTGACTCACCTTTTTCTGAAAAAGGTGAAGATGATAAGTTTCTGAAGATGGACGGGCGGGCTATTTTTGATTTTGCAATCAGAGATGTTACACAAAGTATCATTCACCTGCTTGCTGAATCTGGTTTGCCTGCTGAATCAGTCGATTATTTTCTTTTGCATCAGGCTAACAGCCGAATCTTAGATAAGATGGCAAAGAAAATGGGGATTGATCGCCAAAAATTCCCAGCCAATATGATGGAATACGGGAATACCAGTGCGGCGAGCATTCCTATTCTATTATCTGAATGTGTTCAAA
- a CDS encoding MarR family winged helix-turn-helix transcriptional regulator has protein sequence MEYDKINEYLVDIFNRVQVIEEISLKTSRFKDVSLKEMHTIEIIGKQRDVTPSDIARELMLTLGTVTTSLNKLETKGYIERMRSTADRRVVHLRLTKKGRLLNRLHSRFHKSMVTHIVEGLDSDEIKVLTRGLSNLHKFLEELV, from the coding sequence TTGGAATATGACAAAATAAACGAGTATCTTGTTGATATTTTCAATAGAGTTCAGGTCATTGAAGAAATTAGCCTAAAAACCAGCCGGTTTAAAGACGTTTCTTTAAAAGAAATGCACACAATTGAAATTATCGGCAAACAACGTGATGTGACACCAAGTGATATTGCTCGTGAATTGATGTTAACTCTCGGGACTGTTACAACCAGTTTAAATAAATTAGAGACAAAAGGTTATATTGAAAGAATGCGTTCAACAGCAGACAGGCGTGTTGTCCATTTGCGTCTGACGAAAAAAGGCCGGCTGCTTAATCGGCTGCACAGCAGATTTCACAAATCTATGGTTACACATATAGTAGAAGGTTTAGACAGCGATGAGATAAAAGTCTTGACTCGAGGGCTAAGCAATCTTCATAAGTTTCTGGAGGAGTTGGTGTAA
- a CDS encoding enoyl-CoA hydratase encodes MSYNGILYSVSDEVATLTFNRPDVSNGFNIPVCQEILAALAEAEADEQVKILIINANGKVFSVGGDLVEMQRAVEADDVQSLVLIAELVNKISFAIKRLPKPVIMSIDGAVAGAAANMAVAADFVIATPQTKFIQAFVNVGLAPDAGGLFLMSRAIGITRATQLAMTGEGLTAEKALDYGIVYRLCESEKLERTTKQLVKRLLRGSINSYRAIKEMVWASSFAGWDDYAETELKLQEELAFKEDFKEGVRAYGEKRRPKFTGK; translated from the coding sequence ATGTCCTATAATGGAATTCTTTACAGTGTCAGTGATGAGGTTGCGACATTAACGTTTAATCGACCGGATGTTTCAAATGGTTTTAATATCCCAGTCTGTCAGGAAATTTTGGCTGCATTAGCAGAGGCAGAAGCAGATGAACAGGTTAAAATCCTGATTATTAACGCTAACGGCAAAGTTTTTTCTGTTGGCGGCGATTTGGTGGAGATGCAGCGGGCAGTAGAGGCTGATGATGTCCAGTCTCTTGTTTTGATTGCTGAATTAGTCAATAAGATTTCTTTTGCCATTAAACGATTGCCCAAACCGGTCATTATGAGTATTGACGGCGCAGTTGCAGGAGCAGCGGCTAATATGGCAGTAGCGGCTGATTTCGTTATAGCTACACCTCAGACAAAATTTATTCAGGCTTTTGTTAATGTTGGTCTGGCACCTGATGCCGGCGGCTTGTTTTTGATGAGCAGGGCTATCGGTATAACGCGTGCCACTCAGCTGGCTATGACAGGGGAGGGCCTAACAGCAGAAAAAGCACTTGATTACGGCATTGTTTACCGGCTGTGTGAAAGTGAAAAGCTTGAACGGACGACCAAGCAGCTTGTTAAACGTCTATTGCGCGGTTCTATTAATTCTTACCGTGCTATTAAAGAGATGGTTTGGGCTTCTTCGTTTGCTGGCTGGGATGATTATGCTGAAACCGAACTAAAACTTCAGGAAGAACTGGCTTTTAAAGAAGACTTTAAAGAAGGAGTTCGGGCTTACGGCGAAAAAAGGCGGCCAAAGTTTACAGGGAAGTAA